From Microbacterium sp. YJN-G, a single genomic window includes:
- a CDS encoding substrate-binding domain-containing protein, whose amino-acid sequence MRAISSMATRHVLADLVAAAVSSGLPAVDVESVGGVDAAARVADGEPFDLVFLADGALAKLADAGHVDAATARPLVLSQVAVAVASGSSEPAVRPDGPAFADAAGLREALRAAGRIGYSTGPSGTALVRMIEEWGLADELGDRLVQARPGVPVAASLAAGDVDLGFQQLSELVGQPGVRILGVMPPDAAIDTVFAGAVATASADPAAAREVLAFLTSAAVAPIKQQHAFGVPAL is encoded by the coding sequence ATGAGGGCCATCTCATCCATGGCGACCCGTCACGTGCTCGCCGACCTTGTGGCCGCCGCGGTCTCTTCCGGCCTGCCCGCGGTCGACGTCGAATCGGTCGGGGGAGTGGATGCCGCTGCGCGCGTGGCGGACGGCGAGCCGTTCGACCTGGTCTTCCTCGCCGACGGCGCCCTGGCGAAGCTCGCTGACGCCGGGCATGTGGATGCTGCCACAGCGAGGCCGCTCGTGCTGTCGCAGGTGGCCGTCGCCGTGGCATCCGGCTCTTCCGAACCCGCCGTGCGGCCGGACGGTCCGGCGTTCGCGGATGCCGCCGGGCTGCGCGAGGCGCTGCGCGCCGCCGGCCGGATCGGCTACTCGACCGGGCCGAGCGGAACCGCGCTCGTGCGGATGATCGAGGAGTGGGGCCTGGCAGACGAGCTGGGCGACCGCCTCGTGCAGGCGCGCCCCGGAGTCCCGGTCGCCGCGTCGCTGGCCGCAGGTGACGTCGACCTCGGCTTCCAGCAACTCAGCGAACTGGTCGGCCAGCCCGGTGTGCGCATCCTCGGCGTCATGCCCCCGGATGCCGCGATCGACACGGTCTTCGCCGGAGCCGTGGCGACGGCATCCGCCGACCCCGCCGCCGCGCGCGAGGTTTTGGCCTTCCTCACCTCAGCCGCCGTCGCCCCGATCAAGCAGCAGCACGCCTTCGGCGTCCCCGCTCTCTGA
- a CDS encoding aldo/keto reductase, giving the protein MMLPRMGLGCMNLSHAYGIPPSPEEGLAVLRGALDAGVTHLDTATLYGGGRNEDLVGRALKGRRDEVVLASKGGMALVDGVKVIDGRPETLRAQVDASLARLGVEHIDLYYLHRWDRNVPIGESVGALAALVDAGKIGAIGLSEVSVARLREAQQVAPIAAVQNEYSLWSRNPELGMLEATRSSGVTLVAFSPVARGFLSDSVGDPDALAPKDIRRSMPRFQGENWQANAALLPAWRALAAEAGCTPAQLALAWVLSRGEHVVPIPGTTRLDHVREDFAALTLPIDGAVLARAGELIDTATVSGPRYAPGPAAEVDAETFEGDV; this is encoded by the coding sequence ATGATGCTCCCACGCATGGGTCTCGGCTGCATGAATCTCAGCCACGCCTACGGCATCCCGCCGTCGCCGGAGGAGGGCCTCGCGGTGCTCCGCGGAGCCCTCGACGCCGGGGTCACCCACCTCGACACCGCGACGCTCTACGGCGGCGGCCGCAACGAGGATCTCGTCGGGCGCGCCCTGAAGGGGCGCCGCGACGAGGTCGTGCTCGCCAGCAAAGGCGGGATGGCGCTGGTCGACGGGGTGAAGGTGATCGACGGTCGCCCGGAGACGCTCCGGGCGCAGGTGGATGCCTCGCTGGCGCGGCTGGGCGTCGAGCACATCGACCTCTACTACCTGCACCGCTGGGACAGGAACGTGCCGATCGGCGAGAGCGTCGGCGCGCTCGCCGCGCTGGTGGATGCCGGCAAGATCGGCGCGATCGGCCTGTCGGAGGTGTCGGTGGCCAGGCTGCGCGAAGCGCAGCAGGTCGCCCCGATCGCCGCCGTGCAGAACGAGTACTCGCTGTGGAGCCGCAACCCCGAACTCGGGATGCTCGAGGCGACGCGTTCCTCGGGCGTGACACTGGTGGCTTTCTCACCGGTCGCCCGTGGGTTCCTCAGCGACTCCGTCGGCGACCCGGATGCGCTCGCCCCGAAGGACATCCGGCGGTCGATGCCGCGGTTCCAGGGCGAGAACTGGCAGGCGAACGCCGCTCTGCTCCCGGCCTGGCGTGCGCTCGCTGCCGAGGCCGGTTGCACCCCGGCCCAGTTGGCGCTGGCCTGGGTGCTCTCGCGCGGCGAGCACGTCGTGCCGATTCCCGGCACGACCCGCCTCGACCACGTGCGCGAGGACTTCGCCGCGCTGACGCTCCCGATCGACGGCGCAGTGCTGGCTCGGGCCGGCGAGCTGATCGACACCGCCACCGTCTCGGGGCCGCGGTACGCGCCTGGCCCCGCCGCCGAAGTGGATGCCGAGACCTTTGAGGGAGACGTATGA